In Myxococcus stipitatus, a single window of DNA contains:
- a CDS encoding DUF6891 domain-containing protein: protein MTDERDAATTGEEELDDEALALARSRRAREVAGDLLAGVKGVQVGGREGVFFVCHDVLNEDTGEVLEFMLATTRSGVMRPVLAARLGLLPQVEEVARRLRALADEYGFGREPPAHERVRALAREVLERVGLDGVVDEDDEGHLVVRVEEVDRERLRVVTRTLATTRGDVPRPALMARLGWLEPARELARRLSSLGFAPEPTALTEEEARQLAQAEQDLRRLLDEAMLPLDTLLWEGQGLSLPDARDEDGEVWRRLLRWFPGEVRARWEAEKGWPDVLETDRLEAAFEALRARGLVAEMGATETLSGGWTLVLERADAWRESGAEPEPWGGTYFHMQDIEAALEGHPLHLAFGHLDEDAPDAEDARVAEAVLAALREHGFDPSWSGNVHSRIQVLPAFTWRRRRARIDTQERTNLVELAPELVELLPRLRTLTIRAGYREVDFRKLSTARSSTVETLVVTYDEEAEAREELPDLLALAGSLRKERFPRLHTLVVEDDGGFQETHDLG, encoded by the coding sequence GTGACGGATGAACGCGACGCGGCGACGACGGGTGAGGAGGAACTGGACGACGAGGCGTTGGCCTTGGCCCGCTCCCGGCGCGCGCGGGAGGTGGCGGGGGACCTGCTCGCGGGAGTGAAGGGGGTCCAGGTCGGGGGGCGCGAGGGGGTCTTCTTCGTGTGCCACGACGTGCTGAACGAGGACACGGGGGAGGTGCTCGAGTTCATGCTCGCGACGACGCGGAGCGGCGTCATGCGCCCGGTGCTCGCCGCGAGGCTGGGGCTGCTTCCCCAGGTCGAGGAGGTCGCGCGCCGGCTGCGCGCGCTGGCGGATGAGTACGGCTTCGGCCGGGAGCCGCCCGCGCACGAGCGGGTGCGCGCGCTGGCCCGCGAGGTGTTGGAGCGGGTGGGGCTGGATGGCGTCGTCGACGAGGATGACGAGGGACACCTGGTCGTGCGGGTGGAGGAGGTGGACCGGGAGCGGCTCCGGGTGGTGACGCGGACGCTGGCCACCACGCGGGGGGACGTGCCCCGGCCCGCGCTCATGGCGCGGCTCGGCTGGCTGGAGCCCGCGCGCGAGCTGGCCCGGCGCTTGTCGTCCCTGGGCTTCGCGCCCGAGCCCACCGCGCTGACGGAGGAGGAGGCGCGGCAGCTCGCCCAGGCGGAGCAGGACCTGCGGCGGTTGCTCGACGAGGCCATGCTCCCCCTGGACACGCTGCTGTGGGAGGGGCAGGGGCTGAGCCTGCCGGACGCGCGGGACGAGGACGGCGAGGTGTGGCGGCGGCTGTTGCGGTGGTTCCCCGGCGAGGTGCGCGCGCGGTGGGAGGCGGAGAAGGGCTGGCCGGACGTCCTCGAAACCGACCGCCTGGAGGCGGCGTTCGAGGCGCTGCGCGCCCGCGGCCTCGTGGCGGAGATGGGCGCCACGGAGACGCTGAGCGGTGGTTGGACGCTGGTGCTCGAACGGGCGGACGCGTGGCGCGAGAGCGGCGCCGAGCCCGAGCCGTGGGGCGGCACCTACTTCCACATGCAGGACATCGAGGCCGCGCTGGAGGGCCACCCCCTGCACCTCGCCTTCGGGCACCTCGACGAGGACGCCCCGGATGCCGAGGACGCCCGCGTGGCGGAGGCCGTCCTCGCCGCGCTGCGCGAGCACGGCTTCGACCCGTCCTGGTCCGGCAACGTGCACAGCCGCATCCAGGTGCTGCCCGCCTTCACGTGGCGCAGGCGGCGCGCGCGCATCGACACCCAGGAGCGCACGAACCTGGTGGAGCTGGCCCCGGAGCTGGTGGAGCTGCTGCCCAGGCTGCGCACCCTGACGATTCGCGCCGGGTACCGTGAAGTCGACTTCCGGAAGCTCTCCACGGCGCGCTCGTCCACCGTCGAGACGCTCGTCGTCACCTACGACGAGGAGGCGGAGGCGCGGGAGGAGCTGCCCGACCTGCTGGCGCTGGCGGGCTCGCTGAGGAAGGAGCGCTTCCCCCGGCTGCACACCCTCGTCGTCGAGGATGACGGCGGCTTCCAGGAGACCCACGACCTGGGGTGA
- a CDS encoding rhodanese-like domain-containing protein, which produces MTPQELSQKARQLVAEGAVLLDVRTPQEFQQGHPEPARNIPVQELPQRLSEVGPPGTRVVVYCAAGGRSAMAAQVLRANGFTDVFDLRSVNNW; this is translated from the coding sequence ATGACGCCCCAGGAACTCTCCCAGAAGGCCCGGCAGCTCGTCGCGGAAGGCGCGGTGCTGCTGGACGTGCGCACCCCCCAGGAATTCCAACAAGGCCACCCCGAGCCCGCGCGCAACATCCCCGTGCAGGAGCTGCCCCAACGCTTGAGCGAGGTGGGGCCTCCCGGCACCCGCGTCGTCGTCTACTGCGCCGCCGGTGGCCGCAGCGCGATGGCCGCTCAAGTTTTGCGTGCCAACGGTTTCACCGACGTCTTCGACCTTCGCTCGGTGAACAACTGGTAG
- a CDS encoding DMT family transporter, which translates to MNRTAGFLIVALSGACFGALGLFGRLAYAAGADLPTLLFLRFTLAGGVLGAVMVGMRQKPPRGRLLVALILLGAVGYVSEAGVYFAALQYAPAGLVALLLYSFPALVALLQVVFFRERLGRLKWVAILLALCGTGLTADLRQGEVTPLGVFLGLLSALLYAVYVVTSARAASRAGPLVSSTVILTSAGLTFGVAMLARGPSFPTTALGWGAVVGLALISTVAAVFLFFLGMARIGPVNTSLVSNMEPLTAVVLSALFLDERLSLRQVLGGALILTAAVLLARSDTPGRTLPPARGEGTAAPG; encoded by the coding sequence ATGAATCGCACCGCTGGTTTCCTCATCGTGGCGCTGTCCGGGGCGTGCTTCGGCGCGCTCGGACTCTTCGGTCGCCTCGCCTACGCGGCGGGCGCGGACCTCCCCACGCTCCTGTTCCTGCGCTTCACCCTGGCGGGCGGGGTGCTGGGCGCGGTGATGGTGGGGATGCGCCAGAAGCCGCCCCGGGGACGCCTGCTGGTGGCGCTCATCCTGCTGGGCGCGGTGGGCTACGTGAGCGAGGCCGGCGTCTACTTCGCCGCGCTCCAGTACGCGCCCGCGGGGCTGGTGGCGCTGCTGCTCTACTCCTTCCCCGCGCTGGTGGCGCTGCTCCAGGTCGTCTTCTTCCGCGAGCGCCTGGGGCGGCTCAAGTGGGTGGCCATCCTGCTCGCCCTGTGCGGCACGGGCCTGACGGCGGACCTGCGCCAGGGCGAGGTGACGCCGCTGGGCGTCTTCCTGGGCCTGCTGTCGGCGCTGCTGTACGCGGTGTACGTCGTCACCAGCGCGCGCGCGGCGAGCCGGGCGGGGCCGCTCGTCTCCAGCACCGTCATCCTCACGTCCGCGGGCCTCACCTTCGGCGTGGCCATGCTGGCGCGCGGCCCGTCCTTCCCCACGACGGCGCTGGGCTGGGGCGCGGTGGTGGGCCTGGCGCTCATCTCCACCGTGGCGGCGGTGTTCCTCTTCTTCCTGGGCATGGCGCGCATCGGCCCGGTGAACACGTCGCTGGTGTCCAACATGGAGCCGCTGACGGCGGTGGTGCTCAGCGCCCTCTTCCTCGACGAGCGGCTCAGCCTGAGGCAGGTGCTGGGCGGCGCGCTCATCCTCACCGCCGCCGTGCTGCTGGCGCGCTCGGACACGCCGGGGCGGACGCTGCCCCCGGCGCGAGGCGAAGGGACGGCGGCGCCCGGGTAG
- a CDS encoding alpha/beta fold hydrolase: MHRLLAALLALPLFAACGPALDDASPGAALETGALEPATQEAALSSSAPRERAVRLRTGVTLRYVEQGDRHGPAVVFLHGYTDSHHTWDLNLPLLPRGYHVYALDQRGHGDSTRPVCCYTQPSFAADVVAFLDAVGERRAILVGHSMGSFIAQQVALLAPRRVQALVLVGSAPTVAGNEVALGLKSVVDEQVGTVDPVFVREFQTSTFVRPVPESYLDTLVSESLKVPARVWQDTLDGLIAEDHSARLHTLRMPVLVVGGDQDGFFPVAQQQALVDALPDARFQLYTGTGHAPHAEQPQRFVDDVKHFLRAVTR; the protein is encoded by the coding sequence ATGCACAGACTCCTCGCCGCCCTGCTCGCGCTTCCCCTCTTCGCCGCCTGCGGTCCCGCGCTCGATGACGCGTCGCCCGGCGCCGCGCTGGAGACCGGAGCCCTCGAGCCCGCGACGCAGGAAGCAGCGCTGTCCTCGTCGGCCCCGCGCGAGCGCGCCGTCCGCCTGCGCACCGGCGTCACGCTGCGCTACGTGGAGCAGGGTGACCGCCATGGGCCCGCCGTCGTGTTCCTCCACGGCTACACGGACTCGCACCACACCTGGGATTTGAACCTCCCGCTGCTCCCGCGCGGCTACCACGTCTACGCGCTCGACCAGCGCGGTCACGGCGACTCCACGCGCCCGGTGTGCTGCTACACGCAGCCCTCCTTCGCGGCGGACGTGGTCGCCTTCCTCGACGCCGTCGGCGAGCGCCGCGCCATCCTCGTCGGGCACTCCATGGGCAGCTTCATCGCGCAGCAGGTGGCGCTGCTGGCGCCGCGCCGGGTCCAGGCGCTGGTGCTCGTGGGCTCCGCGCCCACCGTGGCCGGCAACGAGGTGGCGCTGGGCCTGAAGTCCGTGGTCGACGAGCAGGTGGGCACCGTGGACCCCGTCTTCGTCCGCGAGTTCCAGACGAGCACCTTCGTGCGCCCCGTCCCGGAGTCGTACCTCGACACGCTCGTGTCGGAGAGCCTCAAGGTCCCCGCGCGCGTCTGGCAGGACACGCTCGACGGGCTCATCGCCGAGGACCACTCCGCGCGGCTGCACACCCTGCGCATGCCCGTGCTCGTGGTGGGTGGAGACCAGGACGGCTTCTTCCCCGTCGCCCAGCAGCAGGCGCTGGTGGACGCGCTGCCGGACGCGCGCTTCCAGCTCTACACGGGCACGGGCCACGCCCCGCACGCGGAGCAGCCCCAGCGCTTCGTCGACGACGTGAAGCACTTCCTGCGCGCCGTCACGCGCTAG
- a CDS encoding peroxiredoxin family protein produces MPQVSTPPQADLAPSLSLLDSLTETERPLLTPGRPTLLTFLRGTWCSSCQSFVQRLIPLHDTLSARGVDLVGVVCQGRHWVRSWLNLNPLPFPLLVDEQRAAAKAYDVYKALGLDGIHIARPATFLIDGEGRVIWRYIGDHKDDRPADEGLLAALERLP; encoded by the coding sequence ATGCCCCAGGTCTCCACGCCGCCCCAGGCGGACCTCGCGCCGTCGCTGTCGCTGCTCGACTCCCTCACGGAGACGGAGCGCCCGCTGCTCACCCCCGGCCGCCCCACCCTCCTCACCTTCCTGCGCGGCACGTGGTGCTCCTCGTGCCAGTCCTTCGTCCAGCGCCTCATCCCCCTCCACGACACCCTCTCCGCCCGGGGCGTCGACCTCGTCGGCGTCGTGTGCCAGGGACGCCACTGGGTGCGCAGCTGGCTCAACCTCAACCCGCTCCCCTTCCCCCTGCTCGTCGACGAGCAGCGCGCCGCGGCCAAGGCGTATGACGTCTACAAGGCGCTCGGCCTGGACGGCATCCACATCGCCCGCCCCGCCACCTTCCTCATCGACGGCGAGGGCCGCGTCATCTGGCGCTACATCGGCGACCACAAGGACGACCGCCCCGCCGACGAGGGCCTGCTCGCCGCCCTCGAGCGCCTCCCGTGA
- a CDS encoding phytoene desaturase family protein — translation MQAKKVAVVGGGLGGLVAAALLARDGCEVTVFERAKDLGGRARTTDVEGFCFNLGPHALYLAGAATRVLGRLGVHPKGGIPGRKGTACSLRAGRLHTLPRGPVSLMTTDAMGLPAKVEMAKLLASLRRLDADALATTSAWDWLCSRLSRDDARDVFSSLVRVGTYCADLEALSAQVAVSQLQLALEGNVLYLDGGWRALVESVEAVARAAGVRVVTSARGEGIVWREGRVEALRLGDGAVHGVDAVVVAGSPADVAALVPGDDVLAREAAEAVPVKAATLELGLSRLPRPEALFALGADRPWYLSVHSATARLGPEGGAMVHVMKYLSRQEPDASEAELESVMDILQPGWREHVVARRYRPSLVVNHLLPRAETRGYAGRPSPQVPHLRGLFRVGDWVGDEGMLADASFASAEAVARALVGERQDGLRLAVGA, via the coding sequence ATGCAGGCGAAGAAGGTGGCGGTGGTGGGCGGCGGGTTGGGGGGGCTCGTGGCGGCGGCGTTGCTGGCGCGGGATGGGTGCGAGGTGACGGTGTTCGAGCGCGCCAAGGACCTGGGGGGCCGCGCGCGGACGACGGACGTGGAGGGCTTCTGCTTCAACCTGGGCCCGCATGCGCTGTACCTCGCGGGTGCGGCCACGCGGGTGCTCGGTCGCCTGGGCGTCCACCCGAAGGGCGGCATCCCCGGTCGGAAGGGCACGGCCTGCTCGCTGCGCGCGGGACGGCTGCACACGCTGCCGCGAGGCCCTGTGTCGTTGATGACGACCGACGCGATGGGCCTGCCCGCCAAGGTGGAGATGGCGAAGCTCCTCGCGAGCCTGCGCCGCCTCGACGCGGACGCGCTGGCCACGACCTCCGCGTGGGACTGGCTGTGCTCCCGCCTGTCCCGCGACGACGCGCGCGACGTCTTCTCGTCGCTGGTGCGCGTGGGGACGTACTGCGCGGACCTCGAGGCGCTGAGCGCGCAGGTGGCCGTGTCCCAGCTCCAGCTCGCGCTGGAGGGCAATGTGCTCTACCTCGACGGCGGGTGGCGCGCGCTGGTGGAGTCCGTGGAGGCGGTGGCCCGCGCCGCGGGCGTGCGCGTGGTGACGTCCGCGCGGGGCGAGGGCATCGTCTGGCGCGAGGGGCGCGTCGAGGCGCTGCGGCTCGGAGATGGCGCGGTGCACGGCGTGGACGCGGTGGTCGTGGCGGGCAGCCCCGCGGACGTGGCGGCGCTGGTGCCGGGCGACGACGTGCTGGCGCGCGAGGCGGCCGAGGCGGTGCCCGTGAAGGCGGCCACCCTGGAGCTGGGGCTGTCGCGCCTGCCACGGCCCGAGGCGCTCTTCGCCCTGGGCGCGGACCGGCCGTGGTACCTCTCCGTGCACTCGGCCACCGCGCGGCTGGGACCGGAGGGTGGCGCCATGGTGCACGTCATGAAGTACCTGAGCCGTCAGGAGCCGGACGCGAGCGAGGCCGAGCTGGAGTCCGTCATGGACATCCTGCAGCCCGGCTGGCGCGAGCACGTGGTGGCGCGTCGCTATCGCCCCTCGCTCGTGGTCAACCACCTGCTGCCGCGGGCGGAGACGCGAGGCTACGCCGGGCGTCCCTCGCCCCAGGTGCCGCACCTGCGGGGCTTGTTCCGCGTGGGCGACTGGGTGGGGGACGAGGGGATGTTGGCGGACGCCTCCTTCGCCAGCGCGGAGGCGGTGGCGCGCGCGCTCGTGGGCGAGCGCCAGGACGGGCTCCGGCTCGCGGTGGGGGCCTGA
- a CDS encoding sigma-70 family RNA polymerase sigma factor, which translates to MGTRVQGALEEAAREHERFLWGLCYRMTGVAADADELVQETYARALASPPGRLEELRPWLTRVAVNLSRDHLRRRRREDYVGPWLPSPLETGEEEVPPAVEARLPGGGSTEGRYELLESVSFAFLLALEALSPKQRAVLLLRDVFDYAVHEVAEALSMSEANVKVVHHRARAAMGAYDRERCLPTRELQQRTREALERLMGALLEGDVSAAEAMLAEDVRSVSDGRGEVRAALVPVVGAARVAQLLRRLIELRGAPTALEVQMLNGLPALVLVFPVAADPLLATRLVVRVDLGGDGRIAHIHSVLAPRKLSRVRLPTPA; encoded by the coding sequence ATGGGGACGCGGGTCCAGGGCGCGCTGGAGGAGGCGGCTCGCGAGCACGAGCGCTTCCTCTGGGGGCTGTGCTACCGGATGACGGGCGTGGCGGCGGACGCGGACGAGCTGGTGCAGGAGACCTATGCGCGCGCGCTCGCGTCTCCGCCGGGCCGGTTGGAGGAGCTGCGCCCGTGGCTGACGCGGGTGGCGGTGAACCTGTCGCGCGACCACCTGCGTCGCCGTCGTCGCGAGGACTACGTGGGGCCCTGGCTCCCCTCGCCGCTGGAGACGGGGGAGGAGGAGGTGCCGCCCGCGGTGGAGGCCCGGCTGCCGGGAGGTGGCTCGACGGAGGGGCGCTATGAGCTGCTGGAGAGCGTCTCCTTCGCCTTCCTGCTGGCGCTGGAGGCACTGTCGCCCAAGCAGCGCGCGGTGCTGCTGCTGCGAGACGTGTTCGACTACGCCGTGCACGAGGTGGCCGAGGCGCTGTCGATGAGCGAGGCCAACGTGAAGGTCGTCCATCATCGCGCCCGCGCGGCGATGGGGGCGTATGACCGGGAGCGCTGCCTGCCGACGCGCGAGCTGCAGCAGCGCACCCGCGAGGCGTTGGAGCGGTTGATGGGGGCGCTCCTCGAGGGCGACGTGTCGGCGGCCGAGGCGATGCTGGCCGAGGACGTGCGCTCGGTGTCGGATGGTCGCGGGGAGGTGCGCGCGGCGCTGGTGCCCGTGGTGGGCGCGGCGCGGGTGGCGCAGTTGCTGCGCCGGCTCATCGAGCTGCGGGGGGCGCCGACGGCGCTGGAGGTCCAGATGCTCAACGGACTGCCGGCGCTGGTGCTGGTGTTTCCCGTCGCCGCGGACCCGCTGCTGGCCACGCGCCTGGTGGTCCGCGTGGACCTGGGTGGGGACGGACGCATCGCGCACATCCACTCGGTGCTCGCGCCGCGCAAGCTCTCGCGGGTGCGGCTGCCGACGCCGGCGTGA